The Numenius arquata unplaced genomic scaffold, bNumArq3.hap1.1 HAP1_SCAFFOLD_1615, whole genome shotgun sequence genome has a window encoding:
- the RBM23 gene encoding probable RNA-binding protein 23 — protein sequence MQLAARIRPRDLEDFFSAVGKVRDVRIISDRNSRRSKGIAYVEFCEIQSVPLAIGLTGQRLLGVPIIVQASQAEKNRLAAMANNLQKGSGGPMRLYVGSLHCNITKEMLRGIFEPFGKIDSIVLMRDPDTGQSKGYGFITFAEAECARRALEQLNGFELAGRPMRVGQVTERLDGTTDITFPEGSEDVELVGATGRLQLMAKLAEGSGLQLPSTAQAALQLNGALPLGALNPAALTALSPALNLASQTLASQCLQLSGLFTPQTM from the exons ATGCAGCTGGCCGCCCGCATCCGCCCCCGCGACCTGGAGGACTTCTTCTCCGCCGTGGGCAAG gtGCGGGACGTGCGCATCATCTCGGACCGTAACTCCCGCCGCTCCAAGGGCATCGCCTACGTGGAGTTCTGCGAGATCCAGTCCGTGCCCTTGGCCATCGGCCTCACCGGCCAACGCCTCCTGGGCGTCCCCATCATCGTCCAGGCCTCCCAG GCGGAGAAGAACCGTCTGGCGGCCATGGCCAACAACCTGCAGAAGGGCAGCGGTGGCCCCATGCGCCTCTACGTGGGCTCCCTCCACTGCAACATCACCAAGGAGATGCTGCGCGGCATCTTCGAGCCCTTCGGCAag atcgaCAGCATCGTCCTGATGCGAGACCCCGACACCGGCCAGTCCAAGGGCTACGGTTTCATCACG ttCGCGGAGGCTGAGTGCGCCCGACGGGCCCTGGAGCAGCTCAACGGCTTCGAGCTGGCCGGCCGCCCCATGCGCGTGGGGCAGGTGACCGAGCGCCTGGACGGCACCACCGACATCACCTTCCCCGAGGGCAGCGAGGACGTGGAGCTGGTGGGGGCCACCGGCCGGCTCCAGCTCATGGCCAAGCTGGCCGAAG gTTCGGGGCTGCAGCTGCCCAGCACGGCCCAGGCCGCCCTCCAGCTCAATGGGGCACTGCCCCTGGGGGCCCTCAACCCCGCCGCCCTCACCG cgctgagCCCGGCACTGAACCTGGCCTCCCAGACGCTGGCCTcccagtgcctgcagctctcggGGCTCTTCACCCCCCAGACCATGTGA